The Malus domestica chromosome 10, GDT2T_hap1 genome contains a region encoding:
- the LOC103444952 gene encoding uncharacterized protein, translating to MESSSSPTDHASGGQCRTQIVSKKCNSIFPAMKKYQHSSQRTPSFSSSSSSSSSFVSSSCNLDRDSSPPISPATPLRFSGVPFSWEHVPGIPKKPSSNKKELFSSLKRLPQPPPRVSNQKITSKKLIVDDIQVRHSNSKGKGHTANYLRKDPFFAALVECSKDDDGDDDDQGYSSAGAKVSRSVSERFGFFNLSTLSCKTTCAVSESMIHVQRPSRTSYHLINRRSR from the coding sequence ATGGAGTCCTCCTCCTCACCTACTGATCATGCAAGTGGTGGCCAATGCCGTACCCAAATTGTCTCAAAAAAATGTAACTCTATATTTCCAGCCATGAAAAAGTATCAACACTCTTCTCAAAGAACACCGtcattttcttcctcatctTCCTCGTCTTCATCTTTCGTATCGTCGTCCTGTAATCTCGATCGTGATTCTTCTCCTCCTATTAGTCCGGCCACCCCGCTTCGATTTTCCGGTGTCCCTTTCTCTTGGGAACATGTTCCCGGAATTCCAAAGAAACCTAGCAGCAACAAGAAGGAATTATTTTCCTCACTGAAGCGCCTCCCACAACCTCCTCCCAGAGTCAGTAATCAGAAAATCACCTCAAAAAAGTTGATCGTGGATGATATTCAGGTGAGACACAGCAACTCCAAGGGCAAGGGGCATACAGCTAATTATCTCCGAAAGGATCCTTTCTTTGCTGCATTGGTTGAGTGTTCCAAGGATGACGACGGCGACGACGACGATCAAGGATACTCAAGTGCTGGTGCCAAGGTCTCAAGGAGTGTGAGTGAAAGATTTGGATTCTTCAATCTTTCTACATTATCTTGTAAGACAACTTGTGCAGTTTCTGAATCAATGATACACGTTCAAAGACCGAGCAGAACTTCTTATCATCTGATTAATCGCCGTTCCCGATGA